GCGGAGTCCACACCGCGTTAGCAGCCATTTTTGAAGAAGGTCAATACGCTGACAAAGTGATCGAAAGAACACTGAAATCCAATCCTAAATGGGGAGCAAGAGACCGTTCATTCATAGCAGAAACCACCTATGAAATGGTCCGATGGTGGCGTTTGATCAATTACCTGAGCCCAAGTCAGGATCCTTATGATCTTTTTGGCACCTATTGGTTGATGCAGGGACATAGCTTGCCTCCATGGGAAGAATTTCAGAAAATAAATCCTGAGAAACTCAAAACCAAATACGATGAGCTAGAGGACCCAGCCCTGCTAGAGTCAGTTCCGGATTGGCTTTTTGAGCTTGGCGAAAAGGAATTGGGAGACAAATGGGAAGTAGAGCTTCATAGTCTAAACCAAGAGGCAGATGTGGTTCTCCGGGTAAACACGCTAAAAACCACACGTGAAAAACTGAGAAATCAGCTAGCAGAAGACGGGATCAAAACCCACATCATCAAAGGGTACAAGGATGCTTTGATCCTAGACCAGCGCCAAAACGTTTTCCGCCACCCGGCATTCAAAGAAGGGCTCTTTGAAGTTCAGGACGGCTCTTCCCAGCTCGTGGCAGAGGCTTTGGCAGTAGAGCCGGGCATGAGAGTG
This genomic window from Algoriphagus sp. TR-M9 contains:
- a CDS encoding RsmB/NOP family class I SAM-dependent RNA methyltransferase; translation: MKLHNNTIRGVHTALAAIFEEGQYADKVIERTLKSNPKWGARDRSFIAETTYEMVRWWRLINYLSPSQDPYDLFGTYWLMQGHSLPPWEEFQKINPEKLKTKYDELEDPALLESVPDWLFELGEKELGDKWEVELHSLNQEADVVLRVNTLKTTREKLRNQLAEDGIKTHIIKGYKDALILDQRQNVFRHPAFKEGLFEVQDGSSQLVAEALAVEPGMRVIDACAGAGGKSLHLAALMENKGKILSLDVEEWKLQQTKLRARRDGVSIIERKVIENSKTIKRLKESADRLLLDVPCSGLGVLKRNPDTKWKLSLESIEKVRETQQEILQAYPSMLKSGGQMVYATCSILPSENQDQIERFLKSEAGKDFELIEDQKVLSHESGFDGFYIARLQKK